The genomic window AGGGCATCGAGGTCATCGAGATCATCGGCGACGACGCCGAAGACGCCCGCCATCTCGCCGGGGCGGCGCTCGAAATGGGCACCGACGCCTTGATGGTCACCGGCGGCGACGGCGTCGTGTCCAACGCGCTGCAGGTCCTGGCAGGCACCGGCATTCCGCTGGGCATCATCCCGGCGGGCACCGGAAACGACCATGCCCGTGAGTTTCGAATTCCGACAAAGGATCCCGAGGCCGCCGCGGATATTGTCGTCGACGGCTGGACAGAAACGATCGACCTGGCCCGAATCCGCGACGACAAGGGCACCAACAAGTGGTTCGGCACCGTAGCGGCCACCGGCTTCGATTCTCTGGTGACCGATCGCGCCAACCGGATGCGTTGGCCGCACGGGCGATTGCGCTACTACACCGCGATGGTCGCCGAGCTGTCGCAGCTGCGGCTCCTGCCGTTCCGGATGGTGATCGACGGCACCGAGGAACTCGACGCCAAACTCACCCTGGCCGCCTTCGGCAACACCCGCAGTTACGGGGGCGGAATGTTGGTCTGCCCCAACGCCGATCCCACCGACGGCCTGCTCGACATCACCATGGTGACCGAGGCCGGCCGCACCAGGCTGCTACGCCTGTTTCCGACAGTGTTCAAGGGCACCCATGTCCAGCTGGACGAGGTGAAGACGGCGCGGGCGAGGTCGATTCACGTCGACTCCCCCGGCATCAACGTCTACGCCGACGGCGACTTCGCCTGCGCGTTGCCGGCCGAGATCTACGCGGTGCCGGCCGCGCTGCAGGTGCTGTGCCCGGCGCCGTCGCGCTGATGTAACAGCCGATCGGTCGAATTCGACATGTGTGCAGAAAGCGTTTGCCGCTCCATGGGGAGGAACACATGTCGGGACGCAGGGCTGCGATGGTCGTCACTGCGGCAACGTCGCTGGGCGCCTTCATGTCCCCCGCGGCGATGGCCGCCGATCCACTGTGGAACGGGCAGTACATGCTGACGCTGTCGGCCAACGCGAAGGTCGGCACCAGTACTGCGGCCAGTCAGCCGGAATACGCCCACCATTCCACCGTCTCCATCAGCTCGAAGTGTTCGTCGGGCACCTGCATCGCCACGGTGGACGATCCGCCGCCACCCAAAAACGACTCCATGCCGCGAACCATCGAATTCACCTGGAACGGTGCCCAATGGGTGCGCGAGATGACGTGGAAGTGGGACTGCCTATTGCCCGACGGCACCATCGAATACGACCCCGCGAAATCCATCACCGCCTACACGCCCGGGCCGAACGGCGTCCTCACCGGCGTCTTTCACACGGACATCACGAGCGGGGCGTGTAAAGGCAACGTGGACATGCCCGTAACGGCCGCCCCGCTGCACCCCCCGACGGTCTGACGATCACGCATTGAGAATCCTCCAAGTGCGCCGCGGTCTACTGCACACCATGAACAAGAACAACGGCTGGCACTCGCGGATGGTGGCGATCGCGGCGACCCTCGCGGCCGGCGCGGGACTCGCGTCGCTGGCGGCGGCCCACGCCGACACGCAGATGTGCCCGCAAGTCGACGCCAACCAGATGTGCCATTTCGACGCGTCGGGACCGTATTCGAACATCACCATGGCCTTCCCGGCCGACTACCCCGACGAGCCCGCGCTCACCGGATATCTGCGCAAGGCCGCCGACGACTACAGCAACGCCCGGGGCCCCTCGGGTTCGCTCACGTCGCCGACCGCGCTGGACGTCACCAGCGAGCGCTACAACTCCGGATCGCCGCGAAGCGGAACCCGATCGGTCGTGACCAAGATCTACCAAAACCTGGGCGGCGCACACCCGTTGACCTGGTACAAATCGTTCAACTACAACCTGGCCACCCGGACCGCGATCACCTACGACTCACTGTTTCGGCCGGGAAGCCAACCGCTGCAGGCGATTTTGCCGATCGTGCAGAAGACCCTCGCCGACCGCTACGGGGCCGCCGTGTCGATCCCCGACGACGCCGGACTCAATCCGGCCAACTACCAAAGCTTCGCGATCACCGACGGTGCCGTCCTCTTCTTCTTCGACCAGAACGCGCTGCAGCCGGCGCTGGAGGCCACCCAGGTGTCGGTGCCGCGCACCGCGATCGCGTCGACGCTCAGTCCCGGACTGTAACCGCGCCTAGCCGACGCCGCGGCTGAGCCAGGTCACTTCGCCGGCGTCGCCGCCGTCGCGGTACACCTCGAGCGCCTCGTCCCACGCCGTCCCCAGCACCGAATCCAATTCGGCGGCCAGCGTATCGGCGCCCTGGGCCATCATCGAGCGCAGGCGCATCTCCCCGACCATGATGTCGCCGTTCGCGCTCATCGACCCGCTCCACAACCCGAGTTGCGGCGTGTGGCTGAACCGCTGGCCGTCCACCCCGGGGCTGGGGTCCTCGGTGACCTCGAATCGCAGCACCGTCCAGGAGCGCAGGGCGTTGGCCAGCCGCGCCCCCGTACCCACCGGTCCGACCCAGTTGGTGACGGCGCGCAGCTGCCCGGGCATCGCCGGCTGCGGCGTCCACACCAAATTGGCCTTGGACTGCAGGGTCGACGACAGCGCCCACTCGACGTGTGGGCACACCGCCGCGGGCGAGGCGTGCACGTACACCACGCCCGCCGTGATGTCGGCGAATTGATTCGACGTGCGCATCTACTGCTCCTTCGGTTCCGCGAGGGACGTCTTCCCCAACGACCTGGCGAACCCGGTGAGCAGAGTGCTGCATGAAGTTTTTGTGTCCTGCGTGTCTATTGTGCCTTGTGATACCCGTGTTGCGCTAGTGCTCGATGCCTATTTGATGTATTGCAGCAGCACCGCGTCGCTGAGCGCCGGCCACGGCGCGAGCGCCCACTCGCCGAAATCGCGGTCGGTGAGCACCACCAGCGCCAGGTCGGCGTCCGGATCGACCCAGATGAAGCCGCCCGCCTGGCCGAAATGACCGTAGCTGCGCGCCGAATTCCGGGCGGCCGTCCAATGCGGCGATTTCGCGTCCCTGATCTCGAAACCCAGCCCCCAGTCGTTGGGCCGCTGCACGCCGTATCCGGGCAGGACGCCGTCCAGGCCCGGGAATTGCACGCGGGTCGCCTCGGCGTGCAGCTGCGCCGAAACCGTCGACGGGCGCAGCAGGTCACCGGCGAAGGCCGCCAGGTCCGTGACCGTCGAGGTCGCGCCGAACCCGGCTGCCGCCGCGCCGCCGTCGAGCCGGGTTGACGCCATCCCAAGCGGTTCGCACACGGCTTCGGTGACGTAGCGGCCGAACTCGATGCCCGACTCCCGCTCGATGGTCTGGGCCAGGACGGTGAAGCCGTAATTGGAATAGATCCGCCGCGCTGCGGGCGCGGCCAGCACGTGGTCGTTGTTCATCGCCAGGCCCGACGCATGCGCAAGCAGGTGCCGGATCGTGGAGCCGGGCGGCCCGGCGGCGGTGGCCAGGTCGATGACGCCCTCCTCGACGGCGATGTGCGCGGCGCGGGCCACCAACGGTTTGGTCACCGATGCCAGCACGAACACCCGCTCGGTGTCGCCGTGACCGGCCAGCACGCCGGCCGGTCCGATCACTGCCGCGGCGGCATTGGCCACCGGCCAGTGGCCAAGAGCGTCGAGTGCCGTCACCTGATCAGTGATTCCGGCGGTGGCGGCGGACCTGCACCTGGGCCCTGACTCGGACCTCGACTTCGGCTCCCGGCCCCCCGACCTCTTTCACGATCAATGTGTGCAGATCGCCCAGCGGGCTGACCAGCACCTCGCCGACTCGCTGCTCGACGTACCACTGCACGCCCGGCTGATCGCAAGGGGGCTTCGAGGCCCTGCCTTCCTCGACGTACCACTTCACCCCCGGGTCGTCGACGGGAAATTCGATGTTGTCGCCCCGCTGGATGTCCTCAGCGGGGATGGCGTCGTAGCCCGGGGATCCCATCGGCGGCGTCACTTCGTGGCGATGTAGTAGTTGTTGATCGGGTCGGAGTCGACCTCGAGCACTCGAACATCGTCGAAACCGGCGTCGACGAGCATCGAGGTGGCCAGTTGGGTGCCCCACACCGTGCCGAGCCCGGCGCCGTCGAGCGCCAGCGACACCGTCATGCAGTGCATGAGCGAGACGGTGTAGAGGTAGGTGCTCATCGGGACGTCGACGTTGTCCTCGAGGCGGCTGGATGCCCGGATGTCGGCCATCAGGAACACGCCGCCGGGTCGCAGGGCGCGATTGATGTTGTCCAGCACCCGCGCCGGCTGGGCCTGGTCGTGGATGGCATCGAACACGGTGATGACGTCGTAGCTCTCGACCTTGTCCAGCTCGGCAAGGTTGTGGGCCTCGAAGGCCGCGTTGGTCAGCCCGAGGCGGCCGGCCTCGGCAACGCCGGTCGCGATGGCCTCCGCGGAGAAGTCGATGCCGGTGAACGTGCTCGCCGGGAACGCCTGTGCCATCACGTTGATCGCGTGACCGCTGCCGCAGCCGAAGTCGGCCACGTCCGCGCCGGCGCGCAGCCGTTCGGGCAAGCCGTCGACCAACGGCAGCACGACGTCGACGAGCGCGATGTCGAAGACCGCGGCGCTCTGCTCGGCCATCAGCGCGTGGAAACGGTTGAACTCGCTGTACGGCAGCCCGCCGCCGTTGCGGAAGCAGCCGATGATTTTCTGTTCGACTTCGCCGAGTTGCGGAAGGAACACGGACACCAAAGCCAGGTTGTGCGGCCCGGCGGCGCGCGTCAGCACGGCCGCGCGATGGGCGGGCAGCGCGT from Mycobacterium shigaense includes these protein-coding regions:
- a CDS encoding diacylglycerol kinase produces the protein MAGHRQRREIGKVTALTNPASGHGAAIRAAQVAIARLQHKGIEVIEIIGDDAEDARHLAGAALEMGTDALMVTGGDGVVSNALQVLAGTGIPLGIIPAGTGNDHAREFRIPTKDPEAAADIVVDGWTETIDLARIRDDKGTNKWFGTVAATGFDSLVTDRANRMRWPHGRLRYYTAMVAELSQLRLLPFRMVIDGTEELDAKLTLAAFGNTRSYGGGMLVCPNADPTDGLLDITMVTEAGRTRLLRLFPTVFKGTHVQLDEVKTARARSIHVDSPGINVYADGDFACALPAEIYAVPAALQVLCPAPSR
- a CDS encoding class I SAM-dependent methyltransferase, whose translation is MDLEQPPRQRAGVASESVTIVETTEDFTGRMIAALDGASLAILLSIGHQTGLLDTMAGLGPATSAQIADAAGLNERYVREWLGGMTTGHIVDYDVDTDAYALPAHRAAVLTRAAGPHNLALVSVFLPQLGEVEQKIIGCFRNGGGLPYSEFNRFHALMAEQSAAVFDIALVDVVLPLVDGLPERLRAGADVADFGCGSGHAINVMAQAFPASTFTGIDFSAEAIATGVAEAGRLGLTNAAFEAHNLAELDKVESYDVITVFDAIHDQAQPARVLDNINRALRPGGVFLMADIRASSRLEDNVDVPMSTYLYTVSLMHCMTVSLALDGAGLGTVWGTQLATSMLVDAGFDDVRVLEVDSDPINNYYIATK
- a CDS encoding serine hydrolase domain-containing protein — encoded protein: MTALDALGHWPVANAAAAVIGPAGVLAGHGDTERVFVLASVTKPLVARAAHIAVEEGVIDLATAAGPPGSTIRHLLAHASGLAMNNDHVLAAPAARRIYSNYGFTVLAQTIERESGIEFGRYVTEAVCEPLGMASTRLDGGAAAAGFGATSTVTDLAAFAGDLLRPSTVSAQLHAEATRVQFPGLDGVLPGYGVQRPNDWGLGFEIRDAKSPHWTAARNSARSYGHFGQAGGFIWVDPDADLALVVLTDRDFGEWALAPWPALSDAVLLQYIK
- a CDS encoding DUF3145 domain-containing protein, translated to MRTSNQFADITAGVVYVHASPAAVCPHVEWALSSTLQSKANLVWTPQPAMPGQLRAVTNWVGPVGTGARLANALRSWTVLRFEVTEDPSPGVDGQRFSHTPQLGLWSGSMSANGDIMVGEMRLRSMMAQGADTLAAELDSVLGTAWDEALEVYRDGGDAGEVTWLSRGVG
- a CDS encoding esterase, translating into MRILQVRRGLLHTMNKNNGWHSRMVAIAATLAAGAGLASLAAAHADTQMCPQVDANQMCHFDASGPYSNITMAFPADYPDEPALTGYLRKAADDYSNARGPSGSLTSPTALDVTSERYNSGSPRSGTRSVVTKIYQNLGGAHPLTWYKSFNYNLATRTAITYDSLFRPGSQPLQAILPIVQKTLADRYGAAVSIPDDAGLNPANYQSFAITDGAVLFFFDQNALQPALEATQVSVPRTAIASTLSPGL
- a CDS encoding Rv2253 family sensor-like surface protein; its protein translation is MSGRRAAMVVTAATSLGAFMSPAAMAADPLWNGQYMLTLSANAKVGTSTAASQPEYAHHSTVSISSKCSSGTCIATVDDPPPPKNDSMPRTIEFTWNGAQWVREMTWKWDCLLPDGTIEYDPAKSITAYTPGPNGVLTGVFHTDITSGACKGNVDMPVTAAPLHPPTV